The DNA segment ATAAGCTCCTCGAGGGCCTCGGAACGCAGACACCGCTGCTGTTCAACTTCCCCATTCTCCCAAGGATGCTCAACCTTCTCCCAACCGCCGTCGTAACTAAGCTCCATCCCGAGGGGGCAGCCTACGCCCTGCTAAAAAGCGTACCCTTCCCCACTTCCCCTCCTGtccccatccatcatttCAACCACTGACACTCCCTTTTTTAGTACACCGAATCCATCGTCGACActgccctctcctccaccgactccaaaccccccagcTCCCGCAAACTAATCCAAacaatcctctcctccgacctccccccctcccagaaAACCCGCTCCCGCCTCGCAACCGAAGCCTCGGTCGTCCTCGCCGCAGGCGGCATAACCACAATGAGAATGCTGACCATAACCTCTTAttacctcctctcctccccctccaaactccaccatctccaaagCGAACTCACCTCTCTCATGCGCAGCtacccaaccacaaccccccgcTGGTCCGACCTGGAAAAACTCCCTTACCTGAGCGCCTGTATCAAAGAATCCTTGAGGTTAGGCATAGGCGCAACCCGACACGCGGCCAAATACTTCCCTAACGACGAGATAGAGTACAAGTCGTGGGTGATACCAAAAGGGACGTCAATCTCTGTGCCCATGTACCCCATGCACTACCACCAAGAGGTTTATCCTAATCCATGGGGGTTTGAACCAGAGAGATGGTTGGGGGAGTACGACAAAAGGATGAACAGGAATTTGAACCCTTTTAGCAAGGGGAGTAGGGTGTGTTTGGGCAAGAAGTGAGTCTTTTGCCTACCTACCAGATAGAGGATAGAGGAGTGGTGTGAGTTGCTGACAGGCAGGTGGTGTGATAGTTTGGCGTATGCCGATATGTATATCATGCTAGCGGTGCTCTTCCGTCCTGGGGGTCCCCAGATGAGGTTGTACGAGACTGACGAGTCGGACGTCAAGTTTGAGTGTGACTTTGGGGTGTCGAGTCCACGGTTGGGGAGtaagggggtgagggtggtggttgagtaACAGGTGGCAAGTTACCATGGTGCGGTTGGATTGGAGCCTTGCATTTCCGGGGAAGAGGGCAAAAGGTAGGTAATGAAACGAAGTAATATTATCCAAATCTATGCTGATCGGCCATCTATCATCTACATCTAGATGTATGTCAACCGGGATGTCTGTTATGTCAAGTCCAATGTATCATCCGAAACCAACACCCAAACCGATACCCAAACTCCAAAAAGaaatctcaacaacccaaagAAACAGCCCCATTATTCGTACCATCACCCCCCACAGccacccaacctccccaaccctaGACGCCAGGCAATCTGGGAGGTCTCGCATTAGCCGCAGCCACGAAGTGCCCCCAGGTAATCAACTCCCGACTGCAATCATCCTGATCAATCGAGCACTCAATCAACGTCGGGCCTTTTGTGTTCTCCTCCGCAGCCTTGATCGCATCCCGCAGCTCTCCCGCCGTCTTGGCCGTCAGCCCCTTTGCAttgccatcctccccattgAAAGCCTGCACCAACAGCGCATAGTTCCAattcttgatcttgttgtaACTGCCATCGTGAATCTCCACCTCGATCGTGTACCCCCGGTTGTTGATCAAGACGATGGTGATAGGGAGGTTGAACCTCACCATCTGTGACACCTCTTGAGCAGTGACCTGGAACGATCCATCACCCACCATGACGATGATCTTCCTGTCCGGGTGACGGAGGGCATACCCAAAAGCAGCGGGGATAGACCAGCCGATGTGACCCCACGCCATCTCAATCTCGAATAGGGCACCTGGTGGAAGCTTGAGCTGAACGCCGTTGAACCAGCTGTCGCCTGTCTCGACAAACAGGGTGGTCTTGGAGTCGAGAAGGGCCTGGATTTGTCTCGAGATCTCCTTGCGGGTGAGCTCGTCGCTTGGGGTGGCCGTGCGGACAAGCACTGGGTCAGGCTTGAGACGGTTGTACTCGATCATGGTGGAGTTGTTGAACTTGACTGTCGTAGCCAAGTGGGAAAGGAATTCCCCAAGGCGGACGCGGCTGAAGTGGGCGCCGGGGAAAGTGACATGGTCCATCTCGGCGGCCATGAGGGGAATGTCGGGCATGGCTGTCCACCCTACTGTGCTGTAATCGGTGAAGGCGGTGCCGACACATAGAAGGGCATCGGCCCAGTGGACAATGGAGTCTGCCGCGTCGGTGCTGACGGTGCCCCAGAAGATACCCACGAACTGTTTGTGGTCCTCTGGGAACATGCCCTTGGCTGCGGGTTGGACAGCAACGGCACAGCCCATGGCTTCAGCGAGCTTGATAAGAGCCTGTTCAGCGCCATCACCTGCACGACGGAGCTTTGGACCCACGAGGATGACAGGCTTGAGCTTGCCGGAGAGGTACTCGGAAGCGCAATTGGCAGCTGCCTCGAGGGCGGCCTTGTCGCTTGTGACGGGATCGGTGACGGCGCTGATGGGTCCAGGACGAACACACTCGGCTCCAGAAAGGTTCGTTGGGATCTCAATGTAACATGGCTTGCGGGCTAGGAGGGCATGGCGGATGGCACGATCGATCAGCCTAGGGGCTTCGTGTGCTCGGGCGACGGCAACTGCGCAGCAGGTGATTTTCTTTGCCATCTCAAGCTGGTAGCTGTAGTCGGTCGTACCGAgggtgtggtggaggaggtggaattGGCTGGCGTCATTGGTGTTTGGTGAGCCGCTGATGAGAATCAGTGGCAGGTTCTCGGCGTAGGCACTACCGGTGCCATTGAAGGCGGAAAGGGCGCCGACGCTGAAGGTGACGACGCATGCCGAGACGCCGTTGGCACGGGCATACCCTTCAGCGGCCAGCGAGCAGTTGAGCTCGTTGGCACAGCCCACCTCTGTGAGATTGGGGTTGGCTTGTagtttgtcgaggaggacgaggttgtaGTCACCCGGCACGACAAAGTGATGGCGAATGCCGATCTGGGCGAGACGTTCGGCAAGGTAATCTCCAACAGTGTACTTTGTTGGTAGTGACGACATGGTTATGTGTGAAGTGTGTAATGTTGTTGTGGAACCAAGAAGAGAATGTCTCTTGGAAACGATGCTAAAGAAGCTTGCGAAGGCATGATAGCGACCGTGTTGAAGGCGATGGGTTGCTGACCTTTCTTTATCTCTTTTTGATCAGATGGTCTCGACTGCTTCGCGTTGCCGCATTCAAGTGATGTTGGCGAAGCCGGCGACGGCACTGTGCCCACTGCTTCCGTTGATGTGGATCCCCGGCGGTACTTGACAGTGGCCAGAGCCACCGAAAAAGCTTATCTCGACCACCCCACGTCCAGTCTGCAACGGCGACGTTGCGGCTCTGGCATCTGTGGCGTGAAAGGCGTCGATACGAAGAACTGCTATCGTGTAAGCGCCTGTCCatcatgatcatcatcagcttCCATGCATCCGATGTCGTTTAGGCAGGACGTTGGACGGTCGGCCCGACCCAGGGGCTAATCAAACGTGGACGTTCTGGCTTGATCAGACCACGGTCTCGATGCGCTGGTTCAAATGTAACCGCGGGGACACCCGGCGGTAAGCGCGCCTGCGAGGCCTGAGTAAACGTGCAGATCCATCGAGATTCGAGATTGTGTGTGACGGGAATAGCGTGGGCAGGAGGGGTGTACTGATAACGCCAAGATCTCGTGATGCTGACGAACTCACCTCTTGGCAGGTGTCTGTTGAGGCCCCACAGCTGACAGCACCCGCCACATTGTAAAACATTCGAGCCTCGAACTGTCATGCTGTGCACCTACTTCCATGGACAAAAGCGTGTTTTCTCTTACTAACATGCCGATTTTCTCGCGTCGACGGTTTGCCTCTGCCCAGGCGTCTTCTCTTCGTTGACCTAGTCTTCAACCCACAGTCCGATGATGATCCGCCTCTCCGGATGCTCTGCTCCGGGGGCAGGCCCCACTTCCCGGTTCGTCTGTCCCAGAAAGCTGAATCACCATGCCCAATAAataccatcaacaacacaactGTTTTTATCATCCTATGGGTTTGCCTGCTATCTCACACATTGTCAAGTCTCAACCCACAGCCCTCTTCGCTCTTACACGTCTGTCTCTTGCCATTCTTCACCTGCCGTCGTTTTCCCTTGACATCGCTATAACCCACACTCAGTGAACAGAGGAGGGCCGCTCCTGCAAAGCACACAGCCACTAGAAACGTCTTCATGATACCTTCGTTGTATCCCCGCACAACCTCGCTGAGCATCTCACCGCCGTCATTGACTGTCCGTACAACACCCTTAGCCCCATTTTTCCAGAGAATCAGAGGAAGTCGCTCGCCCAATGCCGTGCAATCTAGCTCCAAATATTCCGCCAGAACTTCCGGGTGTTCCACCTTCCACAGCTTTGACATGTGCGCCATCAAAAGGTGATGGGCAACCGGTAGTTCTATAGCTGCGCCGAGGCCATGAAGAGAACATAATCGCCACTGTTGCCTCCGTCGAATCTGCTGAACCAAGGCTTGCCCGTGAAATGGTATTGGGATCCAAAGATGAGCCCATCCCAGCGCCTAAACCAAGGACAATCTGGGGTGCAATCCGCTGTGTTTCTGCGGTCAAGGGCGCAAACATGGTTGTGAACGTAATTCCAAACAACCCTGTAACCACGACATGCATGACGCGAATGGATAACGGGTGCCTTCTTGTTGACCAACCGCACGAGTAAAGCATGTAAAGGAGAAAGCAGTTGCCAGTGTGAATGGAAGAATCGACATTCCTGGTTCCAGCGCTGTTTGATTCTGTATGACTTGAAGCCAGAAAGAAAGCTACGAGGTCAGGCTGTTAGTGACCTCTATTGAAGTATTAGAGTGGAAGAGCATGGGAACTTACATAGTACTGCAAAACTGCAACACCCCCAGACATGAAGAACACATGGAGACTGCCGGAGAGAGTGCGATTCTTTGCTCTCAACCTGAAGACCGCCaagtcttcaacaacaaacaacagcaTGGCGCATCTCATAGCCGCGAAACATGTACTCATCATGTTGAAAATGCCACGAGAAGAAAACCAGGCCGTGC comes from the Podospora pseudocomata strain CBS 415.72m chromosome 5, whole genome shotgun sequence genome and includes:
- a CDS encoding hypothetical protein (COG:Q; EggNog:ENOG503NWU0), whose translation is MASNIPMTPWPLVLSLLAIYCFYGIWLAIYRLFLSPLSRFPGPKLAAATGWYQSYYELVTWAKGHFKIKDLHDKYGPIVRINPWEISINDAEFYSVLNVSGSVRHTNIDVRQRAALGFGESHGFTEDHNLHKMRRRPLEPLLSRRAIDLAQENIWTFAKRVEELFNKAKGTGNVISLNRAFSAFVDDAVSETCFGKSIGLLEDEDFSPSWHKLLEGLGTQTPLLFNFPILPRMLNLLPTAVVTKLHPEGAAYALLKSYTESIVDTALSSTDSKPPSSRKLIQTILSSDLPPSQKTRSRLATEASVVLAAGGITTMRMLTITSYYLLSSPSKLHHLQSELTSLMRSYPTTTPRWSDLEKLPYLSACIKESLRLGIGATRHAAKYFPNDEIEYKSWVIPKGTSISVPMYPMHYHQEVYPNPWGFEPERWLGEYDKRMNRNLNPFSKGSRVCLGKNLAYADMYIMLAVLFRPGGPQMRLYETDESDVKFECDFGVSSPRLGSKGVRVVVE
- a CDS encoding hypothetical protein (COG:E; COG:H; EggNog:ENOG503NZYY); amino-acid sequence: MSSLPTKYTVGDYLAERLAQIGIRHHFVVPGDYNLVLLDKLQANPNLTEVGCANELNCSLAAEGYARANGVSACVVTFSVGALSAFNGTGSAYAENLPLILISGSPNTNDASQFHLLHHTLGTTDYSYQLEMAKKITCCAVAVARAHEAPRLIDRAIRHALLARKPCYIEIPTNLSGAECVRPGPISAVTDPVTSDKAALEAAANCASEYLSGKLKPVILVGPKLRRAGDGAEQALIKLAEAMGCAVAVQPAAKGMFPEDHKQFVGIFWGTVSTDAADSIVHWADALLCVGTAFTDYSTVGWTAMPDIPLMAAEMDHVTFPGAHFSRVRLGEFLSHLATTVKFNNSTMIEYNRLKPDPVLVRTATPSDELTRKEISRQIQALLDSKTTLFVETGDSWFNGVQLKLPPGALFEIEMAWGHIGWSIPAAFGYALRHPDRKIIVMVGDGSFQVTAQEVSQMVRFNLPITIVLINNRGYTIEVEIHDGSYNKIKNWNYALLVQAFNGEDGNAKGLTAKTAGELRDAIKAAEENTKGPTLIECSIDQDDCSRELITWGHFVAAANARPPRLPGV